In the Setaria italica strain Yugu1 chromosome VI, Setaria_italica_v2.0, whole genome shotgun sequence genome, one interval contains:
- the LOC106804384 gene encoding uncharacterized protein LOC106804384, translated as MTDCKPGTTPVDLNLKLSADGPPVEKSTDFRSLARALQYLTFNRPNIAYAVQQADLVVYSDADWAGCPNTRKSTSGYAVFPGDNLVSWSFKR; from the exons ATGACCGATTGCAAGCCTGGCACCACACCTGTTGATTTGAACCTGAAGCTCTCTGCTGATGGACCGCCTGTGGAGAAGTCCACTGATTTCCGAAGTCTAGCAAGGGCACTTCAGTATCTCACCTTCAACAGGCCAAATATTGCCTATGCTGTCCAACAG GCTGATTTGGTTGTTTActctgatgctgattgggctggtTGTCCTAATACGCGCAAGTCCACCTCGGGCTATGCTGTGTTCCCTGGcgacaatctggtgtcttggtccttCAAGCGTTAA
- the LOC101771392 gene encoding pentatricopeptide repeat-containing protein At1g80880, mitochondrial, with protein MAPPLAAAIRRPHLSHLRRLLSSHHLRPSTSHSPSDQSDFEPDPDHPLPLPPVTDEDGELASFVHRISSAATSASSLKDALSLLLSSSSITGPSPAPASPALLVRALWELRRDPDAAALAVRYGDESSAVDGADGADAGPQPLPAEAWCLAVWAAGKARRFDLAWAVVRRMGRRGVLTRRAMVILMERYAAANEVNKAIKTFDVMEKFKVEVDQTAFYSLLRALCKSKNMEDAEELLLLRKKFFPLTAEGFNIILDGWCNVITDVAEAKRVWREMSNYCITPDGISYTLMVSCFSKVGNLFDTLRLYDEMKKRGWTPGSSVYNSLVYVLTRENCMKDAHNIFSKLIDEGLQPDVETYNNMIIPLCERCKLDDARIVMESMILKGIVPTISTYHAFLKQEGIDESLKLLRKMKEDGCGPNSDTFLMLMDKFFVLNESGNVLRVWNEMRKYDISPARSHYMTLVQGLVEHGCIPRALEYYDEMKEKGFASDSQLEKEFKTFLLANRDHWRGAGKYNIIPQRGKHFTRRSRTQ; from the exons atggcgccgccgctcgccgccgccatccgccgcccTCACCtctcccacctccgccgcctcctgtCGTCCCACCACCTACGCCCCTCCACCTCTCACTCCCCCTCGGACCAAAGCGACTTCGAGCCGGATCCCGACCACCCCCTCCCTCTGCCCCCCGTCACCGACGAGGACGGCGAGCTCGCCTCCTTCGTCCACCGCATCTCCAGCGCGGCCACCTCCGCTTCCTCCCTTAAGGACGCGCTCTCTCTGCTCCTGTCCTCGTCCTCCATCACGGGCCCATCGCCGGCCCCAGCATCCCCCGCCCTCCTCGTCCGCGCGCTCTGGGAGCTGCGCCGCGAcccggacgccgccgcgctcgcggtTCGCTACGGAGACGAGAGCAGCGCCGTGGATGGGGCCGATGGGGCGGACGCGGGGCCGCAGCCGTTGCCGGCCGAGGCGTGGTGCCTGGCCGTCTGGGCCGCGGGGAAGGCGCGGCGGTTCGACCTCGCGTGGGCGGTCGTGCGGCGCATGGGGCGCCGCGGGGTGCTTACTCGCCGCGCCATGGTCATCTTGATGGAGAG GTATGCAGCAGCCAATGAAGTAAACAAAGCAATCAAgacatttgatgtgatggagaagtTTAAAGTTGAAGTAGATCAAACTGCATTTTACTCCCTTCTACGTGCTctttgcaaaagcaaaaacaTGGAGGATGCTGAGGAGTTGCTTCTTCTGAGAAAGAAATTCTTCCCACTTACTGCAGAAGGATTCAATATAATTTTAGATGGTTGGTGTAATGTGATCACTGATGTGGCTGAAGCAAAGAGAGTTTGGAGAGAAATGTCCAATTACTGCATTACTCCTGATGGCATATCCTACACTCTCATGGTCAGTTGTTTCTCAAAAGTAGGAAACCTTTTTGATACCTTGAGGCTTTatgatgaaatgaaaaaaagggGCTGGACTCCTGGTAGTAGTGTTTACAATTCACTTGTCTATGTTCTGACACGAGAGAATTGCATGAAGGACGCACACAATATATTCAGCAAACTTATAGATGAAGGCCTCCAACCGGATGTTGAAACATACAACAATATGATAATTCCACTTTGTGAAAGGTGTAAGCTTGACGATGCACGAATAGTGATGGAAAGCATGATACTTAAGGGCATTGTTCCAACCATTTCGACGTACCATGCATTTTTGAAGCAAGAAGGCATTGATGAATCACTGAAACTCTTGCGAAAAATGAAGGAAGATGGTTGTGGCCCTAACAGTGATACATTTCTCATGCTTATGGATAAATTTTTTGTACTGAATGAGTCTGGAAATGTTCTAAGAGTGTGGAATGAAATGAGAAAATATGACATAAGCCCTGCTCGTTCACACTATATGACATTGGTCCAAGGTTTAGTAGAGCATGGATGTATACCAAGAGCATTAGAGTACTATGATGAAATGAAGGAAAAGGGTTTTGCTTCTGATTCACAACTTGAAAAGGAATTCAAAACCTTTCTGTTGGCCAACAGAGACCACTGGAGGGGAGCAGGCAAATACAATATCATCCCCCAACGGGGCAAACATTTTACAAGGCGGTCCAGAACGCAATAA
- the LOC101770594 gene encoding anthocyanidin 5,3-O-glucosyltransferase, producing MEKKTLVLYPSLGVGHLTPMVELAKALLRHGLAVLIAVVDPPDADAVSAAAVARLATANPAIAFRLLPAPASPDAGAHPVRRSLDTLRLANPALRDLLRSLPLGGADALLLDMFCVDALDVAAELGVPAYFFFPSAASNLAVFLNLPYFYPNVPPFREMDRNTPVHCCPGMPPIRAVDMLQTVQDKESEAAKVRLYQFKRMAEGTGVLVNTFDWLEPRALKALVDGVCVPGRPTPRVYCIGPLVNAGNKQGGSYGGGGERHECLAWLDAQPKGSVVFLCFGSMGAFSAAQLQEIARGLERSGHRFLWAVRSPREEQSRFPEPDLERLLPAGFLERTRNRGMVVKNWAPQSEVVQHEAVAAFVTHCGWNSTLEAMMAGLPMICWPLYAEQSMNKVFLVEEMKIAVEMEGYEEFVKAEEVEAKVRLVMDTEEGKMPRERLAVTKDGALEAIKEGGSSEVAFAKFLRDLGQTSSSENGECY from the coding sequence ATGGAGAAGAAGACGCTCGTGCTATACCCTTCGCTGGGAGTGGGCCACCTCACCCCCATGGTGGAACTAGCCAAGGCCCTCCTGCGCCACGGCCTCGCCGTGCTCATCGCCGTCGTCGACCCGCCCGACGCCGATGCCGTGtcggccgccgcggtggcgcgcCTCGCGACCGCCAACCCGGCCATCGCGTTCCGCCTcctgccggcgccggccagcccCGACGCCGGGGCGCACCCGGTGAGGCGCAGCCTCgacacgctccgcctcgccaaCCCGGCGCTCCGGGACCTCCTGCGCTCGCTGCccctcggcggcgccgacgcgcTGCTGCTCGACATGTTCTGCGTCGACGCGCTCGACGTCGCGGCCGAGCTCGGCGTCCCCGCCTacttcttcttcccctccgcGGCCAGTAACCTCGCCGTCTTCCTCAACCTGCCATACTTTTACCCCAACGTGCCGCCGTTCAGGGAGATGGACAGGAACACACCCGTGCACTGCTGCCCCGGCATGCCGCCGATCCGCGCGGTGGACATGCTCCAGACGGTGCAGGACAAGGAGAGCGAAGCGGCCAAGGTCCGTCTCTACCAGTTCAAGCGCATGGCGGAGGGCACGGGCGTGCTGGTCAACACCTTCGATTGGCTGGAGCCCAGGGCCCTGAAAGCCCTCGTAGACGGCGTCTGCGTTCCCGGCAGGCCGACGCCGAGAGTCTACTGCATCGGGCCTCTGGTCAACGCCGGCAACAAACAGGGAGGGagctacggtggcggcggcgagaggcACGAATGCCTCGCGTGGCTCGATGCGCAGCCCAAGGGGAGCGTCGTGTTCCTCTGCTTCGGCAGCATGGGCGCCTTCTCGGCCGCGCAGCTGCAGGAGATCGCCCGCGGGTTAGAGAGATCCGGCCACCGGTTCTTGTGGGCGGTGAGGAGCCCGCGGGAGGAGCAGAGCCGGTTCCCTGAGCCGGACTTGGAGCGGCTGCTTCCGGCGGGGTTCTTGGAGAGGACGAGGAACAGGGGCATGGTGGTGAAGAACTGGGCGCCACAGTCAGAGGTGGTGCAGCACGAGGCAGTCGCTGCCTTCGTGACacactgcgggtggaactccacGCTGGAGGCGATGATGGCAGGGTTACCGATGATATGCTGGCCGCTGTACGCGGAGCAGAGTATGAACAAGGTGTTCTTGGTTGAGGAGATGAAGATCGCGGTCGAGATGGAAGGATACGAGGAGTTCGTCAAGGCCGAGGAGGTGGAAGCGAAGGTGAGGCTTGTGATGGACACGGAGGAAGGGAAGATGCCGAGGGAGCGGCTCGCGGTCACCAAGGACGGGGCCTTGGAGGCTATCAAGGAAGGCGGGTCTTCTGAAGTGGCATTCGCAAAGTTTTTGAGAGACCTGGGGCAGACTAGCAGCTCTGAAAATGGCGAATGCTACTGA
- the LOC101771000 gene encoding early nodulin-like protein 1, giving the protein MASRAALLLCVSVVLAAAAAAEARDFVVGGANDGWKAQVQPDALTKWASVLRFQIGDKLVFKLDGAADSVLEVTRDDYNRCSTAAPLATHKAVAGGSAATVPLPRSGPYYFVGSAPGSCKKGERLLLIVLSEKHGRARLRGLAPVLAPALAPEAQSPLAASSVGGPAAAPAPATGAAGRTAAAGNGGQLLLGAAAVLGALLVGW; this is encoded by the exons ATGGCGTCAAGGGCGGCGCTCCTCCTCTGCGTTTCGGTGGTCCTCGCCGCAGCAGCCGCTGCCGAGGCCAGGGACTTCGTCGTCGGCGGTGCCAACGACGGCTGGAAGGCGCAGGTGCAGCCTGACGCGCTCACCAAGTGGGCCTCAGTCCTCCGCTTCCAGATCGGCGACAAGCTCG TGTTCAAGCTCGACGGCGCGGCGGACTCGGTGCTGGAGGTGACCCGGGACGACTACAACCGCTGCAGCACGGCGGCTCCGCTCGCCACCCACaaggccgtcgccggcggcagcgccgccacGGTGCCGCTGCCCCGCTCCGGGCCATACTATTTCGTCGGCAGTGCTCCGGGCAGCTGCAAAAAGGGCGagcgcctcctcctcatcgtcctGTCGGAGAAGCACGGCCGTGCCCGCCTCCGGGGCCTCGCGCCCGTGCTGGCCCCGGCGCTCGCGCCCGAGGCTCAGTCCCCACTTGCCGCCAGTTCCGTTGGGGGCcctgccgcggcgccggcgccagccaCCGGGGCGGCCGGGAGGACGGCGGCTGCTGGGAACGGTGGTCAGCTGCttctcggcgccgccgccgttcttgGGGCTCTGCTTGTTGGGTGGTAG